In a genomic window of Roseiflexus castenholzii DSM 13941:
- a CDS encoding type IV secretory system conjugative DNA transfer family protein → MKQGAIRNGAPSPPATRPPRPDLPLHLVRALAFACIALALMRPLAWPLIAAFPFASLTVLRLMNDPALAALALLHVVLAPPVFPALVIGALAALWVLLGELVFALATALLARYRAQRALRAPLCLQIRPTASARTGTPAKPGALMRLIHGATVARSWMHAAPWYTLLVNGAPDLPAELGALIAGASEERPRTVTALDGAVRSSVPEALIHAAADPLLAAATPGRWIAWQRFGLALPPAYPLHAPTIAIESELTGVLLAAVRPQASVAHAGLEVALRPQVGWELGRQWRARATTLKLALEQRQDYALSPDVAAIEAKLGDAAFEATIVTTAVADQRADAIAALLAIGDALGAFQQRTASRVQRLVPHGRISVRRVSEGNAADTIIRLRTPRIAPPPALLLPFRLWRGPDVLTAGELGYLWNPSALPASGLVRSDPCRRIAAPPHAFCGADPERIVVGYASHADGQRAPVGPTLRDLRQILHLTAGMGAGKSRLLANLCRQLVPRGFMLIDGKGDDRDGSLVAVVRRLIPPADDARLVLLDPLDTAWPIGLNPLAGVDARRPGGADLALGQLLATFARIDPGAWERSPGMQQFARMAALLVLEGEAHPTLAHVKQALLDEAYREELLQSTHNIEVASFWRETYPRLGEGQRSSCDALLRRFDALLTAETTRYLVAQAQPTLDLARMMADRMIVLAPLPDVTLGGLAGAVGMLIAQAFVRAAFSRGGDDQTRHDYPLIIDELQVLIGAGDTTDIATAITRLRSLGIPTIYAHQALAQLGDLRDLMLINAGNRIMLQTQEPDASVYARAYAASGLTAADLSGQPPNEHQYAVLRCGGLVAGPFSMQPLPWPTVEEEAPPPYVGPAWRDVLPDDGDPADRFIAQVIYTADDSAGSARELARLDEADWERLLRRWECIRAQQRQYILAHPGCIPDRRERQRWLSRLYAARPRVLAAAEYLRGRQKGSHQKALSKI, encoded by the coding sequence ATGAAGCAGGGAGCGATTCGCAACGGCGCCCCCTCGCCGCCTGCGACCCGTCCGCCGCGCCCCGACCTGCCATTGCACTTGGTGCGCGCACTGGCGTTTGCCTGCATTGCCCTGGCGTTGATGCGTCCGCTGGCGTGGCCGCTGATCGCGGCATTCCCCTTCGCGTCGCTGACGGTGTTGCGTCTGATGAATGATCCGGCGCTGGCAGCGCTGGCGCTGTTGCATGTCGTGCTGGCGCCGCCAGTCTTTCCGGCGCTGGTCATTGGCGCCCTGGCAGCGCTGTGGGTGCTGTTGGGCGAACTCGTCTTCGCCCTGGCAACTGCGCTTCTTGCACGCTATCGGGCGCAGCGCGCGCTGCGTGCGCCGCTGTGTCTCCAGATTCGTCCGACCGCTTCAGCGCGCACCGGAACCCCTGCGAAACCGGGTGCACTCATGCGATTGATCCACGGGGCTACGGTGGCGCGTTCCTGGATGCACGCCGCACCCTGGTATACTCTGCTGGTCAACGGGGCGCCCGACCTGCCTGCCGAACTGGGGGCGTTGATCGCCGGTGCATCCGAGGAGCGCCCACGGACCGTCACCGCACTGGATGGCGCAGTGCGCAGCAGCGTACCGGAAGCGCTGATTCACGCCGCCGCCGACCCGCTGCTGGCAGCGGCAACGCCGGGGCGTTGGATTGCCTGGCAGCGCTTCGGGCTGGCGCTGCCGCCCGCCTATCCACTTCACGCACCAACCATCGCCATCGAGTCGGAACTGACCGGGGTGTTGCTGGCCGCAGTACGTCCGCAGGCCAGCGTGGCGCACGCCGGTCTGGAAGTGGCGTTGCGCCCTCAGGTGGGTTGGGAGTTGGGTCGGCAGTGGCGCGCGCGCGCGACAACGCTGAAACTGGCGCTCGAACAGCGTCAGGACTATGCGTTGTCGCCGGATGTGGCTGCAATCGAGGCAAAATTGGGCGATGCGGCGTTCGAGGCGACCATTGTGACAACTGCGGTCGCCGATCAGCGCGCTGATGCCATTGCTGCGCTGCTCGCCATCGGCGATGCGCTCGGCGCCTTCCAGCAACGCACCGCCAGTCGTGTGCAACGTCTCGTTCCGCACGGGCGCATCTCGGTGCGCCGGGTATCTGAAGGGAACGCTGCGGACACGATTATCCGCCTGCGCACGCCACGCATTGCGCCGCCCCCGGCGCTCCTGTTACCGTTCCGCCTCTGGCGCGGACCGGACGTGCTGACAGCGGGGGAACTCGGTTATCTCTGGAATCCGTCCGCTCTGCCGGCGAGCGGACTGGTGCGCAGCGATCCGTGCCGTCGGATTGCGGCGCCGCCGCACGCCTTCTGCGGCGCCGACCCGGAACGCATTGTGGTCGGCTATGCCTCCCACGCTGATGGACAACGCGCGCCGGTCGGACCGACGCTGCGCGATCTGCGCCAGATACTGCACCTGACGGCCGGCATGGGCGCCGGGAAGAGCCGGTTGCTGGCGAACCTGTGCCGGCAACTCGTTCCGCGCGGATTTATGCTGATCGACGGCAAGGGGGACGACCGGGACGGCAGTCTCGTGGCAGTGGTGCGTCGGCTCATCCCGCCGGCGGACGACGCGCGACTGGTGCTGCTCGACCCGCTCGATACCGCCTGGCCCATCGGGCTGAACCCGCTGGCGGGCGTGGATGCCCGGCGTCCGGGAGGCGCCGACCTGGCGCTGGGTCAACTCCTTGCAACGTTCGCGCGCATCGATCCCGGCGCCTGGGAACGGTCGCCGGGGATGCAGCAATTCGCGCGCATGGCAGCGTTGTTGGTGCTGGAAGGCGAAGCGCACCCCACGCTGGCGCACGTCAAACAGGCGCTCCTCGACGAAGCGTACCGGGAGGAATTGCTCCAATCGACGCACAACATCGAAGTCGCCAGTTTCTGGCGCGAGACGTACCCGCGCCTGGGAGAAGGGCAACGATCCAGTTGCGATGCGCTGTTGCGGCGATTCGACGCCCTGCTCACCGCAGAAACGACGCGCTACCTGGTTGCGCAGGCACAACCGACGCTCGATCTGGCGCGCATGATGGCCGACCGTATGATCGTGCTCGCGCCCTTGCCCGATGTGACGCTGGGTGGTTTGGCGGGCGCAGTGGGAATGCTGATCGCCCAGGCCTTCGTGCGTGCTGCCTTCAGTCGGGGCGGCGATGACCAGACTCGCCACGACTATCCCCTGATCATCGACGAATTGCAGGTGTTAATTGGCGCCGGCGACACAACCGACATAGCGACTGCCATCACGCGCCTGCGGTCCCTGGGCATCCCGACGATCTACGCCCATCAGGCATTGGCGCAGTTAGGCGATCTGCGCGACCTGATGCTGATCAATGCCGGGAACCGCATTATGCTGCAAACCCAGGAGCCGGATGCCAGCGTGTATGCGCGCGCCTACGCCGCCAGCGGGCTGACCGCTGCCGACCTGAGTGGGCAACCGCCGAACGAGCATCAGTACGCGGTGTTGCGCTGCGGCGGGCTGGTCGCAGGACCATTTTCGATGCAACCGCTGCCCTGGCCGACGGTGGAGGAGGAGGCGCCGCCGCCCTACGTCGGACCGGCATGGCGCGATGTTCTTCCCGATGATGGCGATCCGGCGGATCGCTTTATTGCACAGGTGATCTACACGGCAGACGACAGCGCCGGATCTGCCCGCGAACTGGCGCGGCTTGATGAGGCGGACTGGGAACGACTGCTGCGGCGCTGGGAGTGCATCCGCGCGCAGCAGCGCCAGTACATTCTGGCGCATCCCGGTTGCATTCCTGACCGGCGGGAGCGACAACGCTGGCTCTCGCGGCTGTATGCAGCGCGTCCGCGAGTGCTGGCGGCTGCTGAGTACCTGCGCGGACGCCAAAAAGGATCGCATCAGAAAGCATTAAGCAAGATTTGA
- a CDS encoding helix-turn-helix domain-containing protein, whose product MTHRPRWNSLSAMLRHALRQQEWLSLRDAAALYRVTDETMLAWVRAGVFPSRTFEGRIWVARADLEAALRRKPGECDGAS is encoded by the coding sequence ATGACTCACCGACCGCGCTGGAACTCGCTGAGCGCCATGCTGCGGCATGCGCTGCGGCAGCAGGAGTGGCTCTCGCTGCGCGACGCCGCCGCCCTGTACCGCGTCACCGACGAGACGATGCTGGCGTGGGTGCGGGCGGGCGTCTTCCCGTCCCGAACCTTCGAGGGGCGCATCTGGGTGGCGCGCGCCGATCTCGAAGCCGCACTGCGCCGCAAACCGGGGGAGTGTGATGGCGCATCCTGA
- a CDS encoding DarT ssDNA thymidine ADP-ribosyltransferase family protein has product MAGLKRDIKSLFYITHINNLESIFQHGILSHARVEEMGIPYTPIYDAQIVSNRRERSTPDGKSLWRFANLYFQPRNPMLYRVINKIDKKEVAIIGVRPEVLSYPGCYISTGNAASSPSEILPVKEGIKAIFEMWKIIHNEWWNPDDGSKRKIMAECLVPDFVSPDMIQTIYVVNHDVAKDVRSRISGARVPVVPEPSMFFQPTRRERVTGNLFLIEGDLFFSTMQTITISVNTMGIMGKGLASRAKYQFPDVYVVYQDACRSKKLQIGKPYLYKRESFVDEQLADDPGSLTKPNSNKWFLLFATKRNWRENSDIVGIENGLKWIQHNYKSEGIASLAVPALGCGLGGLDWRDVGPLMCQYLSVLDIPVAIYLPRERETPEEFLSRDFLLGTKE; this is encoded by the coding sequence ATGGCTGGATTAAAGCGGGACATTAAGAGCTTATTCTATATCACCCATATCAACAACCTGGAGTCCATCTTTCAGCACGGCATCCTCTCCCATGCTCGTGTTGAAGAAATGGGTATTCCGTATACACCGATATATGATGCTCAGATTGTTTCCAATCGTCGTGAGCGATCAACTCCAGATGGCAAAAGTCTTTGGAGATTTGCGAATCTCTACTTTCAACCTCGCAATCCTATGTTATATAGGGTTATCAACAAAATAGATAAGAAAGAGGTGGCTATTATTGGAGTCAGGCCAGAAGTCCTAAGTTATCCGGGCTGCTACATTTCAACAGGAAATGCAGCAAGTTCTCCTTCAGAGATTTTACCTGTAAAGGAAGGAATTAAAGCGATTTTTGAAATGTGGAAAATCATTCATAATGAATGGTGGAATCCAGATGACGGATCGAAACGAAAAATCATGGCTGAATGTCTGGTTCCTGATTTTGTTTCTCCTGATATGATACAAACAATATATGTCGTCAATCATGATGTGGCAAAGGATGTAAGGAGTCGGATTTCAGGAGCAAGAGTTCCCGTAGTCCCCGAACCCTCCATGTTCTTCCAGCCTACCAGGCGAGAACGTGTTACCGGGAACCTGTTTTTGATAGAAGGTGATTTATTCTTTTCAACAATGCAGACTATAACGATTAGTGTTAACACGATGGGCATTATGGGTAAAGGTCTGGCATCGAGAGCAAAATATCAATTTCCCGATGTATATGTAGTATATCAGGATGCATGCCGCAGCAAGAAACTGCAAATAGGCAAACCTTACCTGTATAAGCGGGAATCTTTCGTTGATGAACAGTTAGCCGATGATCCAGGATCATTAACTAAACCTAACTCAAATAAATGGTTCCTCCTTTTTGCGACTAAGAGAAATTGGCGAGAAAACTCAGATATTGTTGGAATCGAGAATGGATTGAAATGGATCCAGCATAACTACAAATCGGAGGGTATTGCGTCCCTGGCAGTTCCAGCGTTAGGATGTGGATTAGGTGGATTAGATTGGCGCGATGTTGGTCCACTGATGTGTCAGTATCTTTCAGTGTTGGACATACCGGTAGCTATATATTTGCCCAGGGAACGCGAAACTCCCGAGGAATTTCTTTCGCGCGACTTTTTGTTGGGCACAAAAGAATGA
- the eno gene encoding phosphopyruvate hydratase, producing MADTTIEAITAREVLDSRGNPTIEVDVYLESGDMGRAIVPSGASTGAFEALELRDGDKSRYGGKGVLKAVENVNTTIAEALEGEDAADQMRIDRMLIDLDGAENKGRLGANAILGVSLACAKAAAAAHGLPLYRYLGGIHAHVLPVPMMNILNGGKHAQNSTDFQEFMIMPVGAPSFREALRWGSEIYQSLKKVIHDRGGSTNVGDEGGFAPSLPTNEAALQIIVEAVERAGYQLGDQVMLAMDPACTELYKDGKYHLEREGRSLTSAEMVEYWADIAARYPLISLEDGLAEEDWEGWKLLRARLGDRIQLVGDDFLVTNVKRLARAISEQAANSILIKLNQIGTLTETLDAITMANRAGWTAVVSHRSGESEDVTIADLVVATNAGQIKTGAPARTDRVAKYNQLLRIEEELDSAAHYAGMGAFRVAR from the coding sequence ATGGCCGACACGACGATTGAAGCGATTACCGCGCGTGAAGTGCTCGACTCGCGTGGTAATCCGACGATTGAGGTGGACGTGTATCTGGAGAGTGGCGACATGGGGCGCGCTATTGTGCCATCGGGTGCATCGACCGGTGCATTCGAGGCGCTGGAACTGCGCGACGGCGACAAGAGTCGGTATGGCGGCAAGGGCGTGCTGAAAGCCGTTGAGAACGTGAACACCACGATTGCCGAGGCGCTTGAAGGGGAAGATGCCGCCGATCAGATGCGCATCGACCGGATGCTGATCGACCTCGACGGCGCCGAGAACAAAGGGCGGTTGGGCGCCAACGCCATTCTGGGGGTTTCGCTGGCGTGCGCGAAAGCGGCGGCAGCAGCGCACGGGTTGCCGTTGTACCGCTACCTGGGAGGCATCCATGCGCACGTGCTCCCTGTTCCTATGATGAACATTCTGAACGGCGGCAAACACGCGCAAAACAGCACCGACTTCCAGGAATTCATGATCATGCCGGTTGGTGCGCCATCGTTCCGCGAGGCGCTGCGCTGGGGGAGCGAAATCTACCAGAGCCTCAAGAAAGTGATCCACGACCGTGGCGGCAGCACCAACGTCGGCGACGAGGGCGGCTTCGCGCCGAGTCTGCCGACGAACGAAGCAGCCTTGCAGATCATTGTCGAAGCCGTGGAACGCGCCGGTTACCAACTCGGCGACCAGGTGATGCTGGCGATGGACCCCGCATGCACCGAACTGTACAAAGACGGCAAGTACCACCTGGAGCGCGAAGGGCGCTCCCTCACCAGCGCCGAAATGGTGGAGTACTGGGCGGACATTGCCGCGCGCTACCCGCTCATCTCGCTCGAAGATGGGCTTGCGGAAGAAGACTGGGAAGGTTGGAAACTGTTGCGCGCGCGGCTCGGCGATCGCATTCAACTGGTCGGCGACGATTTCCTGGTGACAAACGTGAAGCGACTGGCGCGCGCCATCTCCGAACAGGCAGCGAATTCGATCCTGATCAAACTCAATCAGATCGGCACGCTGACCGAAACACTCGATGCGATCACCATGGCGAACCGCGCCGGATGGACGGCGGTTGTCTCGCATCGTTCGGGTGAAAGCGAAGATGTGACGATTGCCGATCTCGTGGTGGCGACGAATGCCGGGCAGATCAAGACTGGCGCGCCGGCGCGCACGGATCGCGTGGCGAAGTACAATCAACTGCTGCGCATTGAAGAAGAACTGGACTCCGCAGCGCACTACGCGGGCATGGGCGCCTTCCGCGTTGCGCGGTGA
- a CDS encoding phosphotransacetylase family protein: protein MATLYVASTETFVGKSATCVGLLTRAQRDGFRIGYMKPVSVSVTRTETGMHDDDAAFIREHFALPDPPEQVAPVLVTQGVVEQIMRGQATVDFARRLREAHLAVSRNRDLLVVEGANTWAEGSVVDLSADQVSDMLEAPVLLVTLYRSPLSLDAILAVQRYLGDRLLGVLINEVEAPKIDFVKSRVAPFLEQRGVPVFAVLPQDPQLASVTVADLFEFLGGQMIGRPEWCERQVEHLVIGAMGSAAALSHFRRRANKAVITGGDRADLQLAALETSTSVLVLTGNIRPPATVLDKAEEQQVPVIIVSDDTLTTVERSERVFGHIRFKQASKIARFTQMLDESFDFDRLYDELGLVQG, encoded by the coding sequence ATGGCTACCCTCTACGTTGCATCGACGGAAACATTTGTCGGGAAGAGCGCAACCTGTGTGGGGCTCCTCACGCGCGCACAACGCGACGGTTTCAGAATCGGCTACATGAAGCCGGTCAGCGTTTCGGTCACCCGCACCGAAACCGGTATGCACGATGATGATGCAGCGTTCATCCGTGAACACTTCGCCTTGCCCGATCCGCCAGAACAGGTGGCGCCGGTGCTTGTGACGCAGGGGGTAGTCGAGCAGATTATGCGCGGGCAGGCGACGGTTGATTTTGCGCGACGCCTGCGCGAGGCGCACCTGGCGGTCTCACGCAACCGCGACCTGCTGGTGGTGGAAGGCGCCAATACCTGGGCTGAAGGGTCGGTCGTCGATCTCTCCGCCGATCAGGTCTCCGATATGCTGGAAGCGCCGGTGCTGCTGGTGACGCTCTATCGGTCCCCCCTCTCGCTCGACGCGATTCTGGCAGTGCAACGCTATCTCGGCGACCGGTTGCTCGGTGTGCTGATCAACGAAGTCGAGGCGCCGAAGATCGATTTCGTGAAGAGTCGGGTTGCTCCATTCCTGGAGCAGCGTGGCGTGCCGGTGTTCGCCGTTCTGCCGCAGGACCCGCAACTTGCCAGCGTTACCGTCGCCGACCTGTTCGAGTTTCTGGGAGGGCAAATGATCGGACGACCGGAGTGGTGTGAGCGCCAGGTGGAACATCTGGTGATCGGTGCAATGGGCAGCGCAGCCGCACTCTCGCACTTCCGCCGTCGTGCCAACAAAGCGGTGATCACCGGCGGCGACCGCGCCGATCTGCAACTGGCGGCGCTGGAAACCTCGACGTCGGTGCTGGTGCTGACCGGCAACATTCGCCCGCCGGCAACCGTGCTCGATAAAGCGGAGGAGCAGCAGGTGCCGGTTATCATTGTCTCGGACGATACGCTGACGACTGTTGAGCGGAGCGAGCGCGTTTTTGGGCATATTCGTTTCAAACAGGCGTCGAAGATCGCTCGCTTCACCCAGATGCTCGACGAATCGTTCGATTTCGACCGCCTGTACGATGAGTTGGGACTGGTGCAGGGATGA
- the acs gene encoding acetate--CoA ligase alpha subunit, translating to MLEAIFAPRSIAVVGASPDPTKLGHRILKNILDAGYPGRIFPVHPGASHILGFPAYPSVEQVPEPVDLAVIVVPATVVPNVAEACGRAGVKGLVVISAGFKEVGPEGRALEMQLLEIVQRYGMRMIGPNCLGIIDTITRLNASFAALYPHPGQIAFMSQSGALCTAILDWSKAQGIGFSRFVSLGNKADVDEVTLLEAWGCDQANNRVILAYLEGIGNGDAFVAVARRVTKRIPVIAIKSGATQAGARAASSHTGALAGAEHACEAAFDQSGVLRARSMQELFDFAMAFAYQPLIPGNRLAIVTNAGGPGIIATDAAERIGLHLAELTPATMAALRAALPSTASVSNPIDIIGDARPDRYRVALRAALDDPYVDAVLVLFTPQAVSKPEDVARTIVEVAAGSAKPVVTSFMGAATIGEALRILNDHRIPNYAFPERAIAALGAMVAQRHWVERPPEEYVRFDVDAERVRALFTRVCSEGRVELGELEAREVIEAYGMRLPKSLLAQSPEEAAEIAARLGFPVVMKISSPDILHKSDIGGVKLGIGDSAAARDAYELIEYRARKYSREARIWGVLVQEQVRKGREVLVGVSRDPQFGPLIAFGLGGIYVEALRDVAFRLAPVSRQEAAEQVRAIRAFPLLRGVRGEPPADIAAAEEVILRVSQLVTDFPEIVEMDINPLVVYNRGEGATVLDARIILRG from the coding sequence ATGCTGGAAGCGATCTTTGCGCCGCGTTCCATCGCTGTAGTTGGTGCGTCACCCGATCCAACAAAACTGGGACACCGCATTCTCAAGAACATCCTCGACGCAGGCTATCCCGGTCGCATCTTTCCTGTTCATCCAGGCGCATCGCACATTTTGGGCTTTCCGGCGTACCCATCGGTTGAGCAGGTTCCAGAACCGGTCGATCTGGCGGTGATTGTCGTTCCGGCGACGGTTGTGCCGAACGTTGCCGAGGCATGTGGTCGAGCAGGAGTCAAGGGGTTGGTCGTCATCAGCGCCGGGTTCAAAGAGGTCGGACCGGAAGGACGCGCGCTGGAGATGCAGTTGCTGGAGATCGTGCAACGCTACGGGATGCGCATGATCGGTCCCAACTGTCTGGGCATTATCGATACCATAACCCGCCTGAATGCGTCATTTGCCGCGCTCTACCCACATCCCGGGCAGATCGCGTTCATGTCGCAGTCGGGGGCGCTCTGCACCGCAATTCTGGACTGGAGCAAGGCGCAGGGGATCGGTTTCTCACGCTTTGTGAGCCTGGGGAACAAGGCGGACGTGGACGAGGTGACACTTCTGGAAGCGTGGGGATGCGATCAAGCCAATAACCGGGTCATTCTGGCGTACCTGGAAGGGATCGGCAATGGTGATGCTTTCGTCGCCGTGGCGCGCCGGGTGACGAAGCGGATCCCGGTGATTGCCATCAAGAGCGGCGCGACGCAGGCGGGCGCGCGCGCAGCCTCGTCCCACACCGGGGCGCTGGCAGGCGCTGAGCATGCCTGCGAAGCGGCATTCGATCAGAGCGGTGTGCTGCGCGCGCGCTCGATGCAGGAACTGTTCGACTTTGCCATGGCGTTCGCGTATCAACCGCTCATCCCTGGCAACCGCCTGGCAATTGTGACGAATGCCGGCGGTCCAGGGATTATTGCAACCGATGCCGCAGAGCGGATCGGGTTGCATCTGGCGGAGTTGACGCCTGCGACGATGGCGGCGCTGCGAGCAGCGTTGCCGTCGACCGCCAGCGTCTCTAATCCGATTGATATCATTGGCGATGCGCGCCCTGACCGGTACCGGGTCGCGCTGCGCGCGGCGCTCGACGATCCCTATGTCGATGCTGTGCTGGTGCTCTTTACGCCGCAGGCGGTCAGCAAACCGGAGGATGTCGCTCGAACGATTGTGGAGGTTGCCGCCGGAAGCGCTAAACCGGTCGTGACGAGTTTTATGGGCGCAGCAACCATTGGTGAGGCGTTGCGTATCCTGAACGACCATCGCATTCCAAACTATGCGTTTCCCGAACGCGCCATCGCTGCGTTGGGTGCGATGGTGGCGCAACGGCACTGGGTCGAACGTCCGCCGGAAGAGTACGTCCGTTTCGATGTCGATGCCGAACGGGTGCGCGCGCTCTTCACCCGGGTGTGCAGCGAAGGACGGGTCGAACTCGGCGAACTCGAAGCGCGCGAGGTCATCGAAGCGTATGGGATGCGCCTGCCGAAATCATTGCTGGCGCAGTCGCCGGAGGAGGCGGCGGAAATCGCCGCTCGCCTCGGCTTCCCGGTGGTGATGAAAATCTCATCGCCGGATATTCTGCACAAAAGCGATATTGGCGGCGTTAAACTCGGCATCGGCGACAGCGCAGCCGCCCGCGACGCCTACGAACTGATTGAATACCGCGCCCGCAAATACAGTCGTGAGGCGCGTATCTGGGGCGTGCTGGTGCAGGAACAGGTGCGCAAAGGGCGCGAAGTGCTGGTCGGCGTCAGTCGCGACCCGCAGTTCGGTCCGTTGATCGCCTTCGGCTTGGGAGGCATCTATGTCGAGGCGCTCCGCGACGTCGCTTTCCGTCTGGCGCCGGTGTCGCGCCAGGAGGCGGCGGAGCAAGTGCGCGCCATTCGCGCCTTCCCGTTGCTGCGCGGTGTGCGCGGCGAACCGCCAGCCGACATTGCCGCCGCCGAAGAGGTCATTCTGCGCGTCTCACAACTGGTGACCGATTTTCCCGAAATTGTCGAAATGGACATCAACCCGCTGGTGGTGTATAACCGTGGCGAAGGCGCTACAGTGCTGGATGCGCGGATTATCCTGCGCGGTTGA